One window of Vespa velutina chromosome 2, iVesVel2.1, whole genome shotgun sequence genomic DNA carries:
- the LOC124957881 gene encoding mediator of RNA polymerase II transcription subunit 14 isoform X4, translating into MAPVPLEGHQTPVTNNIPQEGNRGGSISLGLLIDFIIQRTYHELTVLAELYPRKTDMERKIEIYNFSARTRQLYVRLLALVKWANSASKVDKSAHIMAFLDKQSLLFVDTADMLARMARKTLVHARLPNFHIPAAVEVLTTGTYGRLPACIRERIVPPDPITPAEKRSTLQRLNQVIQHRLVTGNLLPQMRNLKIEAGRVTFLVEQEFSVSLTVMGDGPAVPWRLLELEILVSDRETGDGKALVHPLQTRYVHQVVQSRLAESSNPLSEVYHILHYFCQSLQLEVLYSQTLRLIRDRLDEHIHVDEYTPGKCLSISYWRELTSKDPRSELGYRLTVQVDQHDPARPLAVVHVPSLGSKESEIADRAIRSDQLSMECLLVHTIYIRTRSRLSELKQELQAILKDVECTLAGSPAILSVPVLQPCLRAELLLVTVDTHTGMLQCHVPQYDAPLVPELTAALNGDHSRLTTLISELRFWITQRRCEKTLQHLPATSYERLPVLHHPEHPMSKISRHRMFVQLHRHPSVILIVAFKEKENSPCEIECSFYLAVVKHSSIEDDPHDDSIEAEIPKMYLKVQTLIEFDTFVITHGPFTSVDSEAMEPMSNKRRSTGTGGRTDAVGIAQNRRSKHPAYFIPELAHVVALCDERIPFVTLAQELSRRDIAHQGLQVEANATALVLKLVQLLPPSPNIATSSAWYSLLKRLLSVSIRVHGKGIGKSWMAEFVFYSSPLTSNHTKEQGLRRPVYFSYDMLTADNVSRTVDSLLNDWAQIVHLYSIVQDLAEYFKIEKYNLRNLVTVKSYSYSKLILAYGPNRGATVTVYWNTDDKAFKLIFGKSPTNTVANAHSIMKEQLEAHLNRHRNLAQLIIILHETIQPLTSISKLPTIPQLCVYNSRPQVPVQTFTIMPQCVTLVRIAYQGLYCLELRMRGNGLVSLRDGAYSCFDRSYIVNEFTPMQGLKAFLSKYVDESALFRRRSQSEDDNPPSPVTMDSDGGGSGVGFLSHHRSGPQSPAQQRDGLRFHPPLTPPSGSNPHTPASPHTANISQASQHQSFGSSPATSFNLASPPSLPPNTPNMLPHPSPGSSLVANSPLNPMHVSSPVGLMPTSSPGPCNNVQVGHSPAGSFMQTGHIDGSPFPSSQSMASPAASNWPGSPSVPRPSPVRPGQSPGHAALHSPQATDHKSGSHISRVLPQRSWAGAVPTLLTHEALELLSCPSSHPSGLPGPDLSPLERFLGCIYMRRQLTRFIQKDECLTSINITEPGVVHFKVESLQCRVGLNPQHLQSLHIKVQPLSEHKDQWTSEELQIIEKFFDTRVAVPPYKPNTISGFGKMLNVPFNVLKDFVQIMKLELVPGLAQQQQLKWSVQWCLRIPPSATPIVPTGMAAVLVCRNKILFFLQITRIGIPYQGETPSLVLPLVYDVSTNLTQLAEKRDPSPASATAAASLQLKRFAEYGANQSECSLFPAVRDLLTNLTLPSEPPVISQVVASPAGSQVTATQQIQSPAMQLHSPMAGTQGPPQGPYGIQGMPPMGMMSGPSQ; encoded by the exons atggcacCTGTACCATTAGAAGGACATCAAACGCCagtaacaaataatataccaCAAGAGGGTAATCGTGGTGGTTCTATATCTCTTGGCTTGCTCATAGATTTCATTATACAACGTACTTATCATGAACTTACTGTACTAGCAGAATTG TACCCTCGCAAAACTGATATGGAacgtaaaattgaaatttataatttttctgcTAGAACGAGACAATTATATGTTCGTTTATTGGCATTAGTAAAATGGGCCAACAGTGCATCTAAAGTCGATAAATCAGca CACATTATGGCATTTTTAGACAAACAATCATTACTATTTGTTGATACTGCTGACATGTTGGCAAGAATGGCACGAAAAACACTCGTTCATGCAAGATTACCTAATTTTCATATTCCTGCAGCAGTAGAAGTCCTCACTACAGGCACATATGGTCGTTTACCAGCTTGTATCAGA GAAAGAATAGTACCGCCTGATCCTATTACTCcagcagaaaaaagaagtacattACAAAGATTAAATCAAGTAATACAACATAGACTAGTTACTGGAAATTTACTTCCACAAATGCGTAATTTGAAG ATCGAAGCTGGTAGAGTAACATTTTTAGTCGAACAAGAATTTTCAGTCTCGCTTACTGTTATGGGAGATGGTCCAGCAGTACCATGGAGATTATTGGAATTGGAGATTTTAGTTTCTGATAGAGAAACGGGAGATGGAAAAGCATTAGTACATCCCTTACAAACGCGTTATGTTCATcag gtCGTGCAATCTAGATTAGCAGAAAGTTCTAATCCATTGTCTGAAGTATACCatattcttcattatttttgtcaATCGTTACAATTGGAAGTACTTTATTCACAAACATTAAGATTAATTCGTGATAGATTAGATGAACATATACATGTAGATGAATATACACCTGGAAAATGTTTATCTATATCATATTGGAG aGAGTTAACTAGTAAAGATCCTAGATCAGAACTTGGATACAGATTAACTGTACAAGTTGATCAACATGATCCTGCAAGACCTCTTGCTGTAGTACATGTACCATCATTAGGTAGCAAG GAAAGTGAAATAGCAGATAGGGCTATAAGATCAGATCAATTATCAATGGAGTGTTTACTTGTGCatactatttatatacgaaCAAGAAGTCGCCTTTCTGAATTAAAACAAGAATTGCAAGCAATATTGAAAGATGTTGAAT GTACATTAGCAGGATCTCCAGCTATTTTATCAGTTCCAGTATTACAGCCGTGTTTAAGAGCAGAGCTTCTCTTAGTTACAGTAGATACTCATACGGGGATGCTTCAATGTCATGTACCACAATATGATGCTCCTTTAGTGCCTGAATTAACTGCTGCATTGAATGGTGATCATTCTAGACTTACTACACTTATATCAGAATTAAG ATTTTGGATCACACAAAGAAGATGTGAAAAAACATTACAACATTTACCTGCCACATCTTATGAACGTTTACCAGTTTTACATCATCCAGAACATCCAATGTCAAAAATTAGTAGACATCGTATGTTTGTTCAATTACATAGGCATCCGTCAGTTATTTTG attgTGGCattcaaggaaaaagaaaattctccaTGTGAAATTGAATGTTCATTTTATCTTGCAGTAGTAAAACATAGTTCTATTGAAGATGATCCACACGATGATAGTATAGAAGCAGAAATTCCTAAGATGTATTTAAAAGTTCAAACACTTATTGAATTTGACACATTTGTGATTACTCATGGACCATTCACTAGCGTTGATAGTg AAGCGATGGAGCCAATGAGCAACAAGCGCAGAAGCACGGGAACTGGGGGAAGAACAGATGCAGTGGGTATAGCACAGAACAGAAGATCAAAACATCCAGCATATTTTATTCCTGAATTGGCCCACGTTGTAGCTTTGTGCGATGAAAGGATACCATTTGTAACTTTGGCTCAAgag cTTAGTAGACGGGATATAGCACATCAAGGGCTTCAAGTAGAAGCAAATGCTACGGCTTTAGTATTGAAACTTGTACAGTTACTTCCTCCATCACCAAATATTGCAACAAGCAGTGCGTGgtattctcttttaaaaagacTTCTTAGTGTTTCTATCAGAGTTCATGGAAAAGGGATAGGAAAGTCATGGATGGctgaatttgttttttacaGTAGTCCTCTTACTAGTAACCATACTAAGGAACAAg gtTTACGTAGACcagtatatttttcatatgatATGTTAACGGCGGATAATGTGTCACGCACAGTAGATTCATTATTGAATGATTGGGCACAAATTGTTCATTTGTATTCAATAGTTCAAGATTTAgctgaatattttaaaatcg aaaaatataatttacgaaATCTGGTCACAGTTAAATCATATAGTTATAGCAAACTAATCCTTGCGTATGGTCCTAATCGGGGAGCAACTGTAACTGTATATTGGAATACTGATGATAAagcatttaaattaatatttgggAAAA GCCCGACAAATACAGTTGCCAATGCACATTCTATCATGAAGGAACAACTTGAAGCACATTTGAATAGGCATAGAAATTTAgctcaattaattattatacttcatGAAACTATACAGCCACTTACATCAATTAGCAAATTACCAACTATTCCTCAACTTTGTGTATATAATTCC aggCCACAAGTACCAGTACAAACATTTACGATAATGCCACAGTGTGTAACATTGGTGAGAATAGCATACCAAGGATTGTATTGTTTGGAATTAAGAATGAGAGGAAATGGGCTTGTTAGTTTACGTGATGGTGCATATAGTTGTTTTGATAGAAGTTATATTGTTAATGAATTTACACCTATGCAAGGTCTTAAg gcATTTCTTTCCAAGTACGTGGATGAGAGCGCACTTTTTAGAAGAAGATCACAATCAGAAGATGATAATCCACCATCGCCAGTTACTATGGATAGCGATGGCGGAGGAAGTGGAGTTGGTTTTTTAAGTCATCATAGAAGCGGTCCACAATCTCCAGCCCAACAACGAGATGGTTTAAGATTTCATCCACCATTAACTCCACCATCTGGTAGTAATCCACATACACCTGCTAGTCCACATACTGCGAATATATCACAg GCCAGTCAACATCAAAGTTTTGGTAGCAGTCCTGCAACTTCGTTTAATTTAGCATCACCGCCTTCGCTACCCCCTAATACACCAAATATGTTACCACACCCATCACCTGGTTCAAGTCTTGTTGCCAACAGTCCTTTAAATCCAATGCATGTATCAAGTCCTGTTGGACTTATGCCAACATCTTCTCCAGGGCCTTGCAATAATGTACAAGTAGGACATTCGCCTGCAGGATCGTTTATGCAAACAG GCCATATTGATGGTAGTCCATTTCCTTCTTCACAAAGTATGGCCTCTCCTGCTGCTTCAAATTGGCCAGGATCTCCAAGTGTTCCACGACCTTCTCCAGTTAGACCTGGTCAAAGTCCTGGCCATGCAGCCTTACATAGTCCTCAAGCGACGGATCACAAAAGTGGCAGTCATATATCTAGAGTATTACCTCAAAGATCATGGGCCGGAGCTGTACCAACTCTTCTCACTCATGAAGCATTAGAACTACTTTCTTGTCCTTCTTCTCATCCTTCTGGATTACCTGGGCCAGATTTATCACCGCTAGAAAGATTTTTGGGTTGTATTTATATGAGGCGACAATTAACGCGTTTCATTCAAAAAGACGAATGT TTAACTAGCATCAACATCACAGAACCAGGCGTTGTACACTTTAAAGTGGAAAGTTTACAATGTAGAGTTGGATTAAATCCACAACATCTTCAATCTCTTCATATAAAAGTACAACCGCTTTCGGAACACAAAGATCAATGGACTTCCGAGGAATTACAA attatagaaaaatttttcgatactCGCGTTGCTGTTCCACCTTATAAACCAAATACAATATCTGGCTTTGGAAAGATGCTTAACGTTCCTTTCAACGTTTTAAAAGATTTTGTccaaataatgaaattagaaCTTGTACCTGGTCTTGCACAACAGCAACAATTAAAATGGTCTGTACAATGGTGTTTACGTATTCCACCATCTGCAACACCAATTGTGCCAACTGGTATGGCAGCTGTACTTGTGTGCAGaaacaaaattctatttttt ttACAAATAACAAGAATAGGTATACCATATCAAGGAGAAACACCATCCCTTGTACTACCACTTGTATATGATGTCAGTACTAATTTAACTCAATTAGCAGAGAAAAGAGATCCTAGTCCTGCTTCTGCAACTGCAGCAGCGTCGttacaattaaaaagatttgcTGAATATGGTGCAAATCAATCAGAGTGCTCCTTGTTTCCAGCTGTAAGAGATCTTTTAACAAATTTGACGCTTCCTTCTGAACCTCCAGTAATATCACAg gTTGTTGCATCTCCAGCTGGAAGTCAAGTAACTGCAACTCAACAAATACAAAGTCCAGCTATGCAGTTACATTCTCCGATGGCTGGAACACAAGGACCACCGCAAGGACCATATGGCATTCAAGGTATGCCACCGATGGGAATGATGAGCGGACCTTCGCAATAG
- the LOC124957881 gene encoding mediator of RNA polymerase II transcription subunit 14 isoform X2, giving the protein MIISNLFPLGYPRKTDMERKIEIYNFSARTRQLYVRLLALVKWANSASKVDKSAHIMAFLDKQSLLFVDTADMLARMARKTLVHARLPNFHIPAAVEVLTTGTYGRLPACIRERIVPPDPITPAEKRSTLQRLNQVIQHRLVTGNLLPQMRNLKIEAGRVTFLVEQEFSVSLTVMGDGPAVPWRLLELEILVSDRETGDGKALVHPLQTRYVHQVVQSRLAESSNPLSEVYHILHYFCQSLQLEVLYSQTLRLIRDRLDEHIHVDEYTPGKCLSISYWRELTSKDPRSELGYRLTVQVDQHDPARPLAVVHVPSLGSKESEIADRAIRSDQLSMECLLVHTIYIRTRSRLSELKQELQAILKDVECTLAGSPAILSVPVLQPCLRAELLLVTVDTHTGMLQCHVPQYDAPLVPELTAALNGDHSRLTTLISELRFWITQRRCEKTLQHLPATSYERLPVLHHPEHPMSKISRHRMFVQLHRHPSVILIVAFKEKENSPCEIECSFYLAVVKHSSIEDDPHDDSIEAEIPKMYLKVQTLIEFDTFVITHGPFTSVDSEAMEPMSNKRRSTGTGGRTDAVGIAQNRRSKHPAYFIPELAHVVALCDERIPFVTLAQELSRRDIAHQGLQVEANATALVLKLVQLLPPSPNIATSSAWYSLLKRLLSVSIRVHGKGIGKSWMAEFVFYSSPLTSNHTKEQGLRRPVYFSYDMLTADNVSRTVDSLLNDWAQIVHLYSIVQDLAEYFKIEKYNLRNLVTVKSYSYSKLILAYGPNRGATVTVYWNTDDKAFKLIFGKSPTNTVANAHSIMKEQLEAHLNRHRNLAQLIIILHETIQPLTSISKLPTIPQLCVYNSRPQVPVQTFTIMPQCVTLVRIAYQGLYCLELRMRGNGLVSLRDGAYSCFDRSYIVNEFTPMQGLKAFLSKYVDESALFRRRSQSEDDNPPSPVTMDSDGGGSGVGFLSHHRSGPQSPAQQRDGLRFHPPLTPPSGSNPHTPASPHTANISQASQHQSFGSSPATSFNLASPPSLPPNTPNMLPHPSPGSSLVANSPLNPMHVSSPVGLMPTSSPGPCNNVQVGHSPAGSFMQTGHIDGSPFPSSQSMASPAASNWPGSPSVPRPSPVRPGQSPGHAALHSPQATDHKSGSHISRVLPQRSWAGAVPTLLTHEALELLSCPSSHPSGLPGPDLSPLERFLGCIYMRRQLTRFIQKDECLTSINITEPGVVHFKVESLQCRVGLNPQHLQSLHIKVQPLSEHKDQWTSEELQIIEKFFDTRVAVPPYKPNTISGFGKMLNVPFNVLKDFVQIMKLELVPGLAQQQQLKWSVQWCLRIPPSATPIVPTGMAAVLVCRNKILFFLQITRIGIPYQGETPSLVLPLVYDVSTNLTQLAEKRDPSPASATAAASLQLKRFAEYGANQSECSLFPAVRDLLTNLTLPSEPPVISQVVASPAGSQVTATQQIQSPAMQLHSPMAGTQGPPQGPYGIQGMPPMGMMSGPSQ; this is encoded by the exons atgataataagtaACTTATTTCCTTTAGGTTACCCTCGCAAAACTGATATGGAacgtaaaattgaaatttataatttttctgcTAGAACGAGACAATTATATGTTCGTTTATTGGCATTAGTAAAATGGGCCAACAGTGCATCTAAAGTCGATAAATCAGca CACATTATGGCATTTTTAGACAAACAATCATTACTATTTGTTGATACTGCTGACATGTTGGCAAGAATGGCACGAAAAACACTCGTTCATGCAAGATTACCTAATTTTCATATTCCTGCAGCAGTAGAAGTCCTCACTACAGGCACATATGGTCGTTTACCAGCTTGTATCAGA GAAAGAATAGTACCGCCTGATCCTATTACTCcagcagaaaaaagaagtacattACAAAGATTAAATCAAGTAATACAACATAGACTAGTTACTGGAAATTTACTTCCACAAATGCGTAATTTGAAG ATCGAAGCTGGTAGAGTAACATTTTTAGTCGAACAAGAATTTTCAGTCTCGCTTACTGTTATGGGAGATGGTCCAGCAGTACCATGGAGATTATTGGAATTGGAGATTTTAGTTTCTGATAGAGAAACGGGAGATGGAAAAGCATTAGTACATCCCTTACAAACGCGTTATGTTCATcag gtCGTGCAATCTAGATTAGCAGAAAGTTCTAATCCATTGTCTGAAGTATACCatattcttcattatttttgtcaATCGTTACAATTGGAAGTACTTTATTCACAAACATTAAGATTAATTCGTGATAGATTAGATGAACATATACATGTAGATGAATATACACCTGGAAAATGTTTATCTATATCATATTGGAG aGAGTTAACTAGTAAAGATCCTAGATCAGAACTTGGATACAGATTAACTGTACAAGTTGATCAACATGATCCTGCAAGACCTCTTGCTGTAGTACATGTACCATCATTAGGTAGCAAG GAAAGTGAAATAGCAGATAGGGCTATAAGATCAGATCAATTATCAATGGAGTGTTTACTTGTGCatactatttatatacgaaCAAGAAGTCGCCTTTCTGAATTAAAACAAGAATTGCAAGCAATATTGAAAGATGTTGAAT GTACATTAGCAGGATCTCCAGCTATTTTATCAGTTCCAGTATTACAGCCGTGTTTAAGAGCAGAGCTTCTCTTAGTTACAGTAGATACTCATACGGGGATGCTTCAATGTCATGTACCACAATATGATGCTCCTTTAGTGCCTGAATTAACTGCTGCATTGAATGGTGATCATTCTAGACTTACTACACTTATATCAGAATTAAG ATTTTGGATCACACAAAGAAGATGTGAAAAAACATTACAACATTTACCTGCCACATCTTATGAACGTTTACCAGTTTTACATCATCCAGAACATCCAATGTCAAAAATTAGTAGACATCGTATGTTTGTTCAATTACATAGGCATCCGTCAGTTATTTTG attgTGGCattcaaggaaaaagaaaattctccaTGTGAAATTGAATGTTCATTTTATCTTGCAGTAGTAAAACATAGTTCTATTGAAGATGATCCACACGATGATAGTATAGAAGCAGAAATTCCTAAGATGTATTTAAAAGTTCAAACACTTATTGAATTTGACACATTTGTGATTACTCATGGACCATTCACTAGCGTTGATAGTg AAGCGATGGAGCCAATGAGCAACAAGCGCAGAAGCACGGGAACTGGGGGAAGAACAGATGCAGTGGGTATAGCACAGAACAGAAGATCAAAACATCCAGCATATTTTATTCCTGAATTGGCCCACGTTGTAGCTTTGTGCGATGAAAGGATACCATTTGTAACTTTGGCTCAAgag cTTAGTAGACGGGATATAGCACATCAAGGGCTTCAAGTAGAAGCAAATGCTACGGCTTTAGTATTGAAACTTGTACAGTTACTTCCTCCATCACCAAATATTGCAACAAGCAGTGCGTGgtattctcttttaaaaagacTTCTTAGTGTTTCTATCAGAGTTCATGGAAAAGGGATAGGAAAGTCATGGATGGctgaatttgttttttacaGTAGTCCTCTTACTAGTAACCATACTAAGGAACAAg gtTTACGTAGACcagtatatttttcatatgatATGTTAACGGCGGATAATGTGTCACGCACAGTAGATTCATTATTGAATGATTGGGCACAAATTGTTCATTTGTATTCAATAGTTCAAGATTTAgctgaatattttaaaatcg aaaaatataatttacgaaATCTGGTCACAGTTAAATCATATAGTTATAGCAAACTAATCCTTGCGTATGGTCCTAATCGGGGAGCAACTGTAACTGTATATTGGAATACTGATGATAAagcatttaaattaatatttgggAAAA GCCCGACAAATACAGTTGCCAATGCACATTCTATCATGAAGGAACAACTTGAAGCACATTTGAATAGGCATAGAAATTTAgctcaattaattattatacttcatGAAACTATACAGCCACTTACATCAATTAGCAAATTACCAACTATTCCTCAACTTTGTGTATATAATTCC aggCCACAAGTACCAGTACAAACATTTACGATAATGCCACAGTGTGTAACATTGGTGAGAATAGCATACCAAGGATTGTATTGTTTGGAATTAAGAATGAGAGGAAATGGGCTTGTTAGTTTACGTGATGGTGCATATAGTTGTTTTGATAGAAGTTATATTGTTAATGAATTTACACCTATGCAAGGTCTTAAg gcATTTCTTTCCAAGTACGTGGATGAGAGCGCACTTTTTAGAAGAAGATCACAATCAGAAGATGATAATCCACCATCGCCAGTTACTATGGATAGCGATGGCGGAGGAAGTGGAGTTGGTTTTTTAAGTCATCATAGAAGCGGTCCACAATCTCCAGCCCAACAACGAGATGGTTTAAGATTTCATCCACCATTAACTCCACCATCTGGTAGTAATCCACATACACCTGCTAGTCCACATACTGCGAATATATCACAg GCCAGTCAACATCAAAGTTTTGGTAGCAGTCCTGCAACTTCGTTTAATTTAGCATCACCGCCTTCGCTACCCCCTAATACACCAAATATGTTACCACACCCATCACCTGGTTCAAGTCTTGTTGCCAACAGTCCTTTAAATCCAATGCATGTATCAAGTCCTGTTGGACTTATGCCAACATCTTCTCCAGGGCCTTGCAATAATGTACAAGTAGGACATTCGCCTGCAGGATCGTTTATGCAAACAG GCCATATTGATGGTAGTCCATTTCCTTCTTCACAAAGTATGGCCTCTCCTGCTGCTTCAAATTGGCCAGGATCTCCAAGTGTTCCACGACCTTCTCCAGTTAGACCTGGTCAAAGTCCTGGCCATGCAGCCTTACATAGTCCTCAAGCGACGGATCACAAAAGTGGCAGTCATATATCTAGAGTATTACCTCAAAGATCATGGGCCGGAGCTGTACCAACTCTTCTCACTCATGAAGCATTAGAACTACTTTCTTGTCCTTCTTCTCATCCTTCTGGATTACCTGGGCCAGATTTATCACCGCTAGAAAGATTTTTGGGTTGTATTTATATGAGGCGACAATTAACGCGTTTCATTCAAAAAGACGAATGT TTAACTAGCATCAACATCACAGAACCAGGCGTTGTACACTTTAAAGTGGAAAGTTTACAATGTAGAGTTGGATTAAATCCACAACATCTTCAATCTCTTCATATAAAAGTACAACCGCTTTCGGAACACAAAGATCAATGGACTTCCGAGGAATTACAA attatagaaaaatttttcgatactCGCGTTGCTGTTCCACCTTATAAACCAAATACAATATCTGGCTTTGGAAAGATGCTTAACGTTCCTTTCAACGTTTTAAAAGATTTTGTccaaataatgaaattagaaCTTGTACCTGGTCTTGCACAACAGCAACAATTAAAATGGTCTGTACAATGGTGTTTACGTATTCCACCATCTGCAACACCAATTGTGCCAACTGGTATGGCAGCTGTACTTGTGTGCAGaaacaaaattctatttttt ttACAAATAACAAGAATAGGTATACCATATCAAGGAGAAACACCATCCCTTGTACTACCACTTGTATATGATGTCAGTACTAATTTAACTCAATTAGCAGAGAAAAGAGATCCTAGTCCTGCTTCTGCAACTGCAGCAGCGTCGttacaattaaaaagatttgcTGAATATGGTGCAAATCAATCAGAGTGCTCCTTGTTTCCAGCTGTAAGAGATCTTTTAACAAATTTGACGCTTCCTTCTGAACCTCCAGTAATATCACAg gTTGTTGCATCTCCAGCTGGAAGTCAAGTAACTGCAACTCAACAAATACAAAGTCCAGCTATGCAGTTACATTCTCCGATGGCTGGAACACAAGGACCACCGCAAGGACCATATGGCATTCAAGGTATGCCACCGATGGGAATGATGAGCGGACCTTCGCAATAG